Proteins encoded within one genomic window of Anser cygnoides isolate HZ-2024a breed goose chromosome 35, Taihu_goose_T2T_genome, whole genome shotgun sequence:
- the MDC1 gene encoding mediator of DNA damage checkpoint protein 1 isoform X3 encodes MQRRRHGGLCTTGGTGPTTGNTASPQVVPESDPEEPDVCPDIRVLRKRRPTPALGLRTDLAQSHLDPDVGGPKKRRLCPKTTPAPDVGSKTAISDIRPQNHSPNPKGQVDPDVKHLGGSTVALGIESDTDDEMHPKSALFHPNRHQAALEASGDPDVEKRGPNPGAEGAQNGRWMLAVDSDTDVEEADVLPSVGCPKMRRKAQRVPKAPGVEMKPPNPDAGSSKNGFQTLVVDSDTDVEMESSNSAVEDPQRGHQAFGVDSDTDVEEGGANPAVGLAKTPQTTENTPNSSNIKMKSPHSAVKGPHEEHPPLTVDSDTDVEEDRANPDVVCLPTPQTAQNAPKPPNIELETPNPDADGCQKENWMLVVDSDTDVEDNILPDVVSPKPHAMTHRDPGVETRGQDAEGPKMRCRSPLVDSDTDVDEEPSSAEGRDPKPHQITQTAQRNLDAEMQTPSPRPGEPQSGHEMVKVDSDTDVDEDPSSAEGRDPKPHQITQNAQRNLDAEMRTPSPHPRERQSGHEMVKVDSDTDVDEEPSDPEGRDPKPHQITQNAQRNLDAEMQTLSPRPGEPQSGHEMVKVDSDTDVDEDPSDPEGRDPKPHQITQNAQRNTDVEMETPSPHPGELQSGHEMVKVDSDTDVEEDGLNPDVGCRETHRMTPKIHNDSDVAIKTPNPDLEGPQNRGQNLEVDSDTDVEGEDLNPDVPGLKNHKTPQNAQKDPTVVMETPNPDVVGLHRGSMPPGSDSDTDVEGLEDIETPKTRRTTREVTGMAAKNAAAPDVDPRWHAWNKGGLNVKGTAPNPDVGQHVDLNVDSDTGVEDNGVVPDVGAVQGGQGTPGDPDVAMAPLDPDVSPPVTPQSGSDTDVEEVAPTPYVRSLRSKTRPRNPDVVDTAMGSDTNVGLTDPKCQKPVQNRQGLPPKSCSDGGVEGEVPKRHDLAPNTDAEDPNPDDKVQQHNPQTSVMGSDTDVAPAGLAPKSPITAPNLSLGGDAAWGSRSAQATPHGDTDAEVAESETEDDPDLFLEPTQSFLPPPVTEADAAPGWDPEEATQLFCHPKLEEEEEEEEKEEEEEEEKKEEEEEKEEEEEKEKEEEEKKEEEKEKKEEEKEKKEEEEEEKEQEEKEEEPPEDIPATRVPPAEPVVVTPAQEGAGTGAAPSGDVTEGPRRSQRLARGHGGRAPGGGGASAVGGASGGGEASQARGGALPRPTPPRRSPRLQACPSPAEPPAKKGRGQEEPRPPPRPRPKRSGHAPSQKQTREEEEPPEVTGLQLRPRGGTGSSSPKVLFTGVVASQDMEVALGSLGGSMATSVFDCTHLVTDRVRRTVKFLCAVARGIPIVTPKWLHESARSGRVLAPGSFLVRDSQQERHFGFSLSQALSHARRHPLLQGYEVHVTPSVRPEPEQMRDIVTCSGGTFLPTMPCTYGPRRLVISCGEDSGCWAPALSARLPLASAELLLTGLLRQRLQLQDFLLAPPEIPPGPSGVPQDPPPKSPQPPPASPRRLRAPPSTQGRTRRDPPSTRRHPQPQNK; translated from the exons ATGCAGCGAAGGCGCCACGGAGGCCTCTGCACCACGGGGGGCACAG GCCCGACCACTGGCAACACCGCCTCACCCCAAGTTGTGCCAGAGAG CGACCCAGAGGAGCCAGATGTGTGCCCAGACATTCGCGTGCTCCGAAAGCGCCgtcccaccccagccctgggcCTCCGCACAGATTTGGCCCAATCCCACCTGGATCCGGACGTCGGGGGACCCAAAAAGCGCCGTTTGTGTCCCAAAACTACCCCAGCTCCAGATGTGGGGAGCAAAACGGCTATTTCAGACATTCGGCCCCAAAATCACTCCCCAAACCCAAAAGGGCAGGTGGATCCAGATGTGAAGCACCTGGGAGGCAGCACAGTGGCTCTTGGCATTGAAAGCGATACAGATGACGAGATGCACCCAAAATCTGCTCTTTTTCACCCTAACCGTCACCAGGCCGCCCTGGAGGCAAGTGGTGACCCAGATGTGGAGAAACGAGGCCCAAATCCAGGTGCTGAAGGTGCCCAAAATGGGCGTTGGATGCTCGCGGTGGACAGCGACACGGACGTGGAGGAGGCTGACGTTCTTCCGTCTGTTGGATGCCCAAAAATGCGTCGAAAGGCCCAAAGGGTGCCAAAAGCCCCAGGTGTGGAGATGAAGCCCCCAAATCCAGATGCTGGCAGTTCGAAAAATGGATTCCAGACGCTCGTGGTGGATAGTGACACGGATGTGGAGATGGAGAGCTCAAATTCAGCTGTGGAGGATCCCCAACGTGGACATCAGGCATTCGGGGTGGACAGTGACACAGATGTGGAGGAAGGTGGAGCAAATCCAGCTGTTGGGCTGGCCAAAACCCCTCAAACGACCGAAAACACCCCGAACTCTTCAAACATAAAGATGAAGAGCCCACATTCAGCTGTTAAAGGCCCCCATGAGGAACATCCACCGCTCACAGTAGACAGCGATACTGATGTGGAAGAGGACAGAGCAAATCCAGATGTTGTGTGCCTCCCAACCCCTCAAACGGCCCAAAACgcaccaaaacccccaaataTTGAGCTGGAGACTCCAAACCCAGATGCTGACGGATGCCAAAAGGAGAACTGGATGCTTGTGGTAGACAGTGATACGGACGTTGAAGACAACATCCTTCCAGATGTTGTCAGCCCAAAACCCCACGCAATGACCCACAGAGACCCGGGTGTGGAGACCCGAGGTCAAGATGCTGAGGGACCCAAAATGAGATGCCGGTCCCCACTGGTGGACAGCGATACAGATGTGGATGAGGAGCCTTCGAGTGCAGAAGGCAGGGACCCAAAACCACATCAAATAACCCAAACTGCACAGAGGAACCTGGATGCAGAGATGCAGACCCCGAGTCCACGTCCTGGAGAACCGCAAAGTGGGCACGAGATGGTCAAAGTGGACAGCGATACAGATGTGGATGAGGACCCTTCAAGTGCAGAAGGCAGGGATCCAAAACCGCATCAAATAACCCAAAATGCACAGAGGAACCTGGATGCAGAGATGCGGACCCCGAGTCCACATCCTAGAGAACGGCAAAGTGGGCACGAGATGGTCAAAGTGGACAGCGATACAGATGTGGATGAGGAGCCTTCCGATCCAGAAGGTAGGGATCCAAAACCACATCAAATAACCCAGAATGCACAGAGGAACCTGGATGCAGAGATGCAGACCCTGAGTCCACGTCCTGGAGAACCGCAAAGTGGGCACGAGATGGTCAAAGTGGACAGCGATACAGATGTGGATGAGGACCCTTCCGATCCAGAAGGTAGGGATCCAAAACCACATCAAATAACCCAGAATGCACAGAGAAACACGGATGTGGAGATGGAGACCCCAAGTCCACATCCTGGAGAACTGCAAAGCGGACACGAGATGGTCAAAGTGGACAGCGATACAGATGTGGAGGAGGATGGGCTGAATCCAGATGTTGGGTGTCGAGAAACCCATAGAATGACCCCAAAAATCCACAATGACTCAGACGTAGCAATAAAGACCCCAAATCCTGATCTTGAAGGTCCCCAAAACAGAGGCCAGAACCTGGAGGTGGACAGCGACACAGATGTAGAGGGAGAAGACCTGAACCCAGATGTTCCTGGCCTGAAAAACCACAAAACGCCCCAAAATGCCCAGAAGGACCCAACTGTGGTGATGGAAACCCCGAATCCAGATGTTGTCGGCCTCCACCGTGGCTCGATGCCACCCGGCAGTGACAGCGACACGGATGTGGAGGGCCTCGAGGACATTGAAACTCCAAAAACGCGTCGGACCACACGTGAGGTTACCGGGATGGCTGCTAAGAATGCCGCTGCTCCAGATGTTGATCCTCGGTGGCACGCCTGGAACAAGGGGGGGCTAAATGTGAAGGGGACAGCCCCAAATCCAGATGTTGGTCAGCACGTGGACCTAAACGTGGACAGTGATACCGGGGTCGAGGACAATGGTGTGGTGCCAGATGTTGGGGCTGTACAAGGGGGGCAGGGGACACCTGGTGATCCAGATGTGGCGATGGCACCCTTAGATCCAGATGTTTCCCCTCCTGTGACCCCCCAGAGTGGCAGCGACACCGACGTGGAGGAGGTGGCCCCCACTCCCTACGTTCGGAGCCTCCGGAGCAAAACCCGACCCCGAAATCCAGATGTTGTGGACACCGCAATGGGCAGCGATACCAATGTGGGGCTGACGGACCCCAAATGCCAGAAACCAGTCCAAAACAGGCAGGGTTTGCCCCCCAAATCATGCAGTGACGGAGGTGTGGAAGGAGAGGTGCCAAAACGGCATGATTTAGCCCCAAATACAGACGCGGAGGACCCGAATCCAGATGACAAGGTGCAACAACACAACCCCCAGACCTCAGTGATGGGCAGCGATACAGATGTGGCGCCAGCTGGTCTGGCCCCCAAATCTCCAATTACGGCCCCAAATTTGAGCCTCGGTGGTGATGCTGCTTGGGGATCTAGGAGTGCTCAGGCCACCCCTCATGGGGACACAGATGCGGAGGTGGCAGAAAGTGAAACTGAGG ATGACCCTGACCTCTTCCTGGAGCCCACCCAGAGCTTCCTGCCACCACCGGTGACCGAAG CAGATGCAGCCCCGGGCTGGGACCCCGAGGAGGCCACACAGCTCTTCTGCCACCccaagctggaggaggaggaggaggaggaggagaaggaggaggaggaggaggaggagaagaaggaggaggaggaggagaaggaggaggaagaggagaaggagaaggaagaagaggagaagaaggaggaggagaaagaaaagaaggaggaggagaaagagaagaaggaggaggaggaagaggagaaggagcaggaggagaaggaggaagagccCCCCGAGGACATCCCAGCCACCCGTGTCCCCCCAGCTGAGCCGGTGGTGGTGACACCGGcccaggagggagcagggacCGGCGCAGCCCCCAGCGGTGAC GTAACAGAGGGGCCCCGCCGCAGCCAGCGCCTGGCCCGCGGCCATGGGGGCAGAGCCcctggagggggcggggcctctgCTGTGGGAGGAGCCTCTGGAGGGGGCGAGGCCAGCCAGGCAAGGGGCGGGGCACTGCCACGGCCCACCCCCCCGCGCCGCAGCCCTCGCCTCCAGGCCTGCCCCTCCCCTGCTGAGCCACCAGCCAAGAAGGGGCGGGGCCAAGAGGAGccacgccccccgccccggccacGCCCCAAAAGGAGCGGCCACGCCCCCTCACAGAAGCAGACTCGG gaggaggaggagccaCCGGAGGTCACCGGGCTCCAGCTCCGCCCTCGGGGAGGCAccggctcctccagccccaag GTGCTGTTCACAGGGGTGGTGGCCTCCCAGGACATGGAGGTGGCCCTGGGCTCACTGGGGGGGTCCATGGCCACCTCCGTCTTCGACTGCACCCACCTGGTGACTGACCGCGTCCGACGCACCGTCAAGTTCCTCTGCGCGGTGGCACGTGGCATCCCCATCGTCACCCCCAAGTGGCTCCACGAG agCGCCCGCAGTGGCCGCGTGCTGGCCCCGGGGTCCTTCCTGGTGCGTGACAGCCAGCAGGAACGTCACTTCGGCTTCAGCTTGTCCCAGGCCCTCAGCCATGCCCGCCGCCACCCCTTGCTCCAG ggCTACGAGGTCCACGTCACCCCCAGCGTCCGCCCCGAGCCCGAACAGATGCGGGACATTGTCACCTGCAGTGGTGGCACCTTCCTGCCCACCATGCCCTGCACCTATGGG CCCCGGAGGCTGGTGATCTCCTGCGGGGAGGATTCGGGGTGCTGGGCACCGGCGCTGAGCGCTCGCCTGCCCCTGGCCTCGGCCGAGCTCCTCCTGACGGGGCTCCTGCggcagcgcctccagctccaGGACTTCCTCCTGGCCCCCCCAGAgatccccccaggaccctcaggGGTCCCCCAAGATCCCCCACCAAAGTCCCCTCAACCTCCTCCAGCGTCCCCTCGGCGTCTCCGCGCCCCCCCCTCGACGCAGGGCAGGACGCggcgggacccccccagcacacGGCGGCACCCGCAGCCCCAGAATAAATGA
- the MDC1 gene encoding mediator of DNA damage checkpoint protein 1 isoform X1, translating into MQRRRHGGLCTTGGTVQGPELRHPIASDSEDDETWRCPTTGNTASPQVVPESDPEEPDVCPDIRVLRKRRPTPALGLRTDLAQSHLDPDVGGPKKRRLCPKTTPAPDVGSKTAISDIRPQNHSPNPKGQVDPDVKHLGGSTVALGIESDTDDEMHPKSALFHPNRHQAALEASGDPDVEKRGPNPGAEGAQNGRWMLAVDSDTDVEEADVLPSVGCPKMRRKAQRVPKAPGVEMKPPNPDAGSSKNGFQTLVVDSDTDVEMESSNSAVEDPQRGHQAFGVDSDTDVEEGGANPAVGLAKTPQTTENTPNSSNIKMKSPHSAVKGPHEEHPPLTVDSDTDVEEDRANPDVVCLPTPQTAQNAPKPPNIELETPNPDADGCQKENWMLVVDSDTDVEDNILPDVVSPKPHAMTHRDPGVETRGQDAEGPKMRCRSPLVDSDTDVDEEPSSAEGRDPKPHQITQTAQRNLDAEMQTPSPRPGEPQSGHEMVKVDSDTDVDEDPSSAEGRDPKPHQITQNAQRNLDAEMRTPSPHPRERQSGHEMVKVDSDTDVDEEPSDPEGRDPKPHQITQNAQRNLDAEMQTLSPRPGEPQSGHEMVKVDSDTDVDEDPSDPEGRDPKPHQITQNAQRNTDVEMETPSPHPGELQSGHEMVKVDSDTDVEEDGLNPDVGCRETHRMTPKIHNDSDVAIKTPNPDLEGPQNRGQNLEVDSDTDVEGEDLNPDVPGLKNHKTPQNAQKDPTVVMETPNPDVVGLHRGSMPPGSDSDTDVEGLEDIETPKTRRTTREVTGMAAKNAAAPDVDPRWHAWNKGGLNVKGTAPNPDVGQHVDLNVDSDTGVEDNGVVPDVGAVQGGQGTPGDPDVAMAPLDPDVSPPVTPQSGSDTDVEEVAPTPYVRSLRSKTRPRNPDVVDTAMGSDTNVGLTDPKCQKPVQNRQGLPPKSCSDGGVEGEVPKRHDLAPNTDAEDPNPDDKVQQHNPQTSVMGSDTDVAPAGLAPKSPITAPNLSLGGDAAWGSRSAQATPHGDTDAEVAESETEDDPDLFLEPTQSFLPPPVTEADAAPGWDPEEATQLFCHPKLEEEEEEEEKEEEEEEEKKEEEEEKEEEEEKEKEEEEKKEEEKEKKEEEKEKKEEEEEEKEQEEKEEEPPEDIPATRVPPAEPVVVTPAQEGAGTGAAPSGDVTEGPRRSQRLARGHGGRAPGGGGASAVGGASGGGEASQARGGALPRPTPPRRSPRLQACPSPAEPPAKKGRGQEEPRPPPRPRPKRSGHAPSQKQTREEEEPPEVTGLQLRPRGGTGSSSPKVLFTGVVASQDMEVALGSLGGSMATSVFDCTHLVTDRVRRTVKFLCAVARGIPIVTPKWLHESARSGRVLAPGSFLVRDSQQERHFGFSLSQALSHARRHPLLQGYEVHVTPSVRPEPEQMRDIVTCSGGTFLPTMPCTYGPRRLVISCGEDSGCWAPALSARLPLASAELLLTGLLRQRLQLQDFLLAPPEIPPGPSGVPQDPPPKSPQPPPASPRRLRAPPSTQGRTRRDPPSTRRHPQPQNK; encoded by the exons ATGCAGCGAAGGCGCCACGGAGGCCTCTGCACCACGGGGGGCACAG TGCAGGGGCCGGAGCTGAGGCACCCCATCGCCAGCGACTCGGAGGACGACGAGACGTGGCGGT GCCCGACCACTGGCAACACCGCCTCACCCCAAGTTGTGCCAGAGAG CGACCCAGAGGAGCCAGATGTGTGCCCAGACATTCGCGTGCTCCGAAAGCGCCgtcccaccccagccctgggcCTCCGCACAGATTTGGCCCAATCCCACCTGGATCCGGACGTCGGGGGACCCAAAAAGCGCCGTTTGTGTCCCAAAACTACCCCAGCTCCAGATGTGGGGAGCAAAACGGCTATTTCAGACATTCGGCCCCAAAATCACTCCCCAAACCCAAAAGGGCAGGTGGATCCAGATGTGAAGCACCTGGGAGGCAGCACAGTGGCTCTTGGCATTGAAAGCGATACAGATGACGAGATGCACCCAAAATCTGCTCTTTTTCACCCTAACCGTCACCAGGCCGCCCTGGAGGCAAGTGGTGACCCAGATGTGGAGAAACGAGGCCCAAATCCAGGTGCTGAAGGTGCCCAAAATGGGCGTTGGATGCTCGCGGTGGACAGCGACACGGACGTGGAGGAGGCTGACGTTCTTCCGTCTGTTGGATGCCCAAAAATGCGTCGAAAGGCCCAAAGGGTGCCAAAAGCCCCAGGTGTGGAGATGAAGCCCCCAAATCCAGATGCTGGCAGTTCGAAAAATGGATTCCAGACGCTCGTGGTGGATAGTGACACGGATGTGGAGATGGAGAGCTCAAATTCAGCTGTGGAGGATCCCCAACGTGGACATCAGGCATTCGGGGTGGACAGTGACACAGATGTGGAGGAAGGTGGAGCAAATCCAGCTGTTGGGCTGGCCAAAACCCCTCAAACGACCGAAAACACCCCGAACTCTTCAAACATAAAGATGAAGAGCCCACATTCAGCTGTTAAAGGCCCCCATGAGGAACATCCACCGCTCACAGTAGACAGCGATACTGATGTGGAAGAGGACAGAGCAAATCCAGATGTTGTGTGCCTCCCAACCCCTCAAACGGCCCAAAACgcaccaaaacccccaaataTTGAGCTGGAGACTCCAAACCCAGATGCTGACGGATGCCAAAAGGAGAACTGGATGCTTGTGGTAGACAGTGATACGGACGTTGAAGACAACATCCTTCCAGATGTTGTCAGCCCAAAACCCCACGCAATGACCCACAGAGACCCGGGTGTGGAGACCCGAGGTCAAGATGCTGAGGGACCCAAAATGAGATGCCGGTCCCCACTGGTGGACAGCGATACAGATGTGGATGAGGAGCCTTCGAGTGCAGAAGGCAGGGACCCAAAACCACATCAAATAACCCAAACTGCACAGAGGAACCTGGATGCAGAGATGCAGACCCCGAGTCCACGTCCTGGAGAACCGCAAAGTGGGCACGAGATGGTCAAAGTGGACAGCGATACAGATGTGGATGAGGACCCTTCAAGTGCAGAAGGCAGGGATCCAAAACCGCATCAAATAACCCAAAATGCACAGAGGAACCTGGATGCAGAGATGCGGACCCCGAGTCCACATCCTAGAGAACGGCAAAGTGGGCACGAGATGGTCAAAGTGGACAGCGATACAGATGTGGATGAGGAGCCTTCCGATCCAGAAGGTAGGGATCCAAAACCACATCAAATAACCCAGAATGCACAGAGGAACCTGGATGCAGAGATGCAGACCCTGAGTCCACGTCCTGGAGAACCGCAAAGTGGGCACGAGATGGTCAAAGTGGACAGCGATACAGATGTGGATGAGGACCCTTCCGATCCAGAAGGTAGGGATCCAAAACCACATCAAATAACCCAGAATGCACAGAGAAACACGGATGTGGAGATGGAGACCCCAAGTCCACATCCTGGAGAACTGCAAAGCGGACACGAGATGGTCAAAGTGGACAGCGATACAGATGTGGAGGAGGATGGGCTGAATCCAGATGTTGGGTGTCGAGAAACCCATAGAATGACCCCAAAAATCCACAATGACTCAGACGTAGCAATAAAGACCCCAAATCCTGATCTTGAAGGTCCCCAAAACAGAGGCCAGAACCTGGAGGTGGACAGCGACACAGATGTAGAGGGAGAAGACCTGAACCCAGATGTTCCTGGCCTGAAAAACCACAAAACGCCCCAAAATGCCCAGAAGGACCCAACTGTGGTGATGGAAACCCCGAATCCAGATGTTGTCGGCCTCCACCGTGGCTCGATGCCACCCGGCAGTGACAGCGACACGGATGTGGAGGGCCTCGAGGACATTGAAACTCCAAAAACGCGTCGGACCACACGTGAGGTTACCGGGATGGCTGCTAAGAATGCCGCTGCTCCAGATGTTGATCCTCGGTGGCACGCCTGGAACAAGGGGGGGCTAAATGTGAAGGGGACAGCCCCAAATCCAGATGTTGGTCAGCACGTGGACCTAAACGTGGACAGTGATACCGGGGTCGAGGACAATGGTGTGGTGCCAGATGTTGGGGCTGTACAAGGGGGGCAGGGGACACCTGGTGATCCAGATGTGGCGATGGCACCCTTAGATCCAGATGTTTCCCCTCCTGTGACCCCCCAGAGTGGCAGCGACACCGACGTGGAGGAGGTGGCCCCCACTCCCTACGTTCGGAGCCTCCGGAGCAAAACCCGACCCCGAAATCCAGATGTTGTGGACACCGCAATGGGCAGCGATACCAATGTGGGGCTGACGGACCCCAAATGCCAGAAACCAGTCCAAAACAGGCAGGGTTTGCCCCCCAAATCATGCAGTGACGGAGGTGTGGAAGGAGAGGTGCCAAAACGGCATGATTTAGCCCCAAATACAGACGCGGAGGACCCGAATCCAGATGACAAGGTGCAACAACACAACCCCCAGACCTCAGTGATGGGCAGCGATACAGATGTGGCGCCAGCTGGTCTGGCCCCCAAATCTCCAATTACGGCCCCAAATTTGAGCCTCGGTGGTGATGCTGCTTGGGGATCTAGGAGTGCTCAGGCCACCCCTCATGGGGACACAGATGCGGAGGTGGCAGAAAGTGAAACTGAGG ATGACCCTGACCTCTTCCTGGAGCCCACCCAGAGCTTCCTGCCACCACCGGTGACCGAAG CAGATGCAGCCCCGGGCTGGGACCCCGAGGAGGCCACACAGCTCTTCTGCCACCccaagctggaggaggaggaggaggaggaggagaaggaggaggaggaggaggaggagaagaaggaggaggaggaggagaaggaggaggaagaggagaaggagaaggaagaagaggagaagaaggaggaggagaaagaaaagaaggaggaggagaaagagaagaaggaggaggaggaagaggagaaggagcaggaggagaaggaggaagagccCCCCGAGGACATCCCAGCCACCCGTGTCCCCCCAGCTGAGCCGGTGGTGGTGACACCGGcccaggagggagcagggacCGGCGCAGCCCCCAGCGGTGAC GTAACAGAGGGGCCCCGCCGCAGCCAGCGCCTGGCCCGCGGCCATGGGGGCAGAGCCcctggagggggcggggcctctgCTGTGGGAGGAGCCTCTGGAGGGGGCGAGGCCAGCCAGGCAAGGGGCGGGGCACTGCCACGGCCCACCCCCCCGCGCCGCAGCCCTCGCCTCCAGGCCTGCCCCTCCCCTGCTGAGCCACCAGCCAAGAAGGGGCGGGGCCAAGAGGAGccacgccccccgccccggccacGCCCCAAAAGGAGCGGCCACGCCCCCTCACAGAAGCAGACTCGG gaggaggaggagccaCCGGAGGTCACCGGGCTCCAGCTCCGCCCTCGGGGAGGCAccggctcctccagccccaag GTGCTGTTCACAGGGGTGGTGGCCTCCCAGGACATGGAGGTGGCCCTGGGCTCACTGGGGGGGTCCATGGCCACCTCCGTCTTCGACTGCACCCACCTGGTGACTGACCGCGTCCGACGCACCGTCAAGTTCCTCTGCGCGGTGGCACGTGGCATCCCCATCGTCACCCCCAAGTGGCTCCACGAG agCGCCCGCAGTGGCCGCGTGCTGGCCCCGGGGTCCTTCCTGGTGCGTGACAGCCAGCAGGAACGTCACTTCGGCTTCAGCTTGTCCCAGGCCCTCAGCCATGCCCGCCGCCACCCCTTGCTCCAG ggCTACGAGGTCCACGTCACCCCCAGCGTCCGCCCCGAGCCCGAACAGATGCGGGACATTGTCACCTGCAGTGGTGGCACCTTCCTGCCCACCATGCCCTGCACCTATGGG CCCCGGAGGCTGGTGATCTCCTGCGGGGAGGATTCGGGGTGCTGGGCACCGGCGCTGAGCGCTCGCCTGCCCCTGGCCTCGGCCGAGCTCCTCCTGACGGGGCTCCTGCggcagcgcctccagctccaGGACTTCCTCCTGGCCCCCCCAGAgatccccccaggaccctcaggGGTCCCCCAAGATCCCCCACCAAAGTCCCCTCAACCTCCTCCAGCGTCCCCTCGGCGTCTCCGCGCCCCCCCCTCGACGCAGGGCAGGACGCggcgggacccccccagcacacGGCGGCACCCGCAGCCCCAGAATAAATGA